A portion of the Streptomyces platensis genome contains these proteins:
- a CDS encoding acyltransferase family protein, giving the protein MSRTDTAPARGRASAIDGFRGLAALSTVAFHVWQQYFRYDAQGSHPPVDNPVLGAVLSLEVIDLFFVLSAYLLTLSYARAALDGGSTRPARLFLFRRAIRILPLYFLAVLVVWATRNPTLPGNWRDLVEHLTFTHVFDRQRIFYTLGPTWSLSLEVLFYLVLVALGPLAVRACRPLRRRRTRVAVCAAGCLFLYAAPLAWIAVAHYRFGVPHTDWVVYFGPQARFGGFAAGMGLAVLTAALGDRGRLGPRTALPLAALAPAGLFALSLDSGPENFTFTFYHPIASALWVVLLFSTLHVRQQTFWHGLLTARWLTAAGLVSYSLFIWHEPVMLQLHNAGLLPTGQSGFLPALLIVFLVAVPVAAASYWLIEYPASLLSRLKDHRGRPREFYPEPATR; this is encoded by the coding sequence ATGAGCCGTACGGACACCGCTCCGGCCCGCGGCCGGGCCAGTGCCATCGACGGCTTTCGCGGGCTCGCCGCGCTCAGCACCGTCGCCTTCCACGTCTGGCAGCAGTACTTCCGCTATGACGCACAGGGCAGCCACCCGCCGGTCGACAACCCGGTCCTCGGCGCCGTCCTCTCCCTCGAAGTCATCGACCTCTTCTTCGTGCTGTCGGCGTATCTGCTGACGCTGTCGTACGCACGGGCCGCCCTCGACGGGGGCTCGACCCGGCCCGCCCGGCTGTTCCTCTTCCGGCGGGCGATCCGGATCCTGCCGCTGTACTTCCTGGCGGTGCTGGTCGTCTGGGCGACTCGCAATCCGACCCTGCCCGGCAACTGGCGGGACCTGGTCGAGCACCTCACCTTCACCCATGTCTTCGACCGGCAGCGGATCTTCTACACCCTGGGTCCCACCTGGTCGCTGTCGCTGGAGGTGCTCTTCTACCTCGTCCTGGTGGCGCTCGGGCCGCTGGCGGTCCGTGCCTGCCGTCCGCTGCGCCGGCGCCGTACCAGGGTGGCGGTGTGCGCGGCGGGGTGCCTGTTCCTGTACGCCGCGCCGCTCGCCTGGATCGCCGTCGCCCACTACCGGTTCGGGGTGCCGCACACCGACTGGGTGGTGTACTTCGGCCCGCAGGCCCGCTTCGGCGGGTTCGCGGCCGGGATGGGGCTGGCCGTGCTGACCGCCGCCCTCGGTGACCGGGGCCGCCTCGGGCCGCGCACCGCACTGCCGTTGGCCGCGCTCGCGCCGGCCGGACTGTTCGCGCTCTCCCTGGACTCCGGCCCGGAGAACTTCACCTTCACCTTCTACCACCCGATCGCCTCGGCCCTGTGGGTGGTGCTGCTCTTCAGTACCCTCCACGTACGTCAACAGACCTTCTGGCACGGCCTGTTGACGGCCCGCTGGCTGACCGCCGCCGGACTCGTCAGCTACAGCCTGTTCATCTGGCACGAGCCGGTCATGCTCCAGCTCCACAACGCCGGCCTGCTGCCCACCGGGCAGTCGGGCTTCCTGCCGGCCCTGCTCATCGTGTTCCTGGTGGCGGTGCCCGTGGCGGCGGCGAGTTACTGGCTCATCGAATATCCGGCGAGCCTGCTCAGCCGGCTCAAGGACCACCGCGGCCGGCCACGGGAGTTCTATCCGGAGCCGGCCACCCGCTGA
- a CDS encoding TetR/AcrR family transcriptional regulator, whose product MRAEKGRSGGPVCRMCRTALPPVGRGRPALYCSRSCQAKAYRRRKQTPVPAPERPVAEAPSGKRLRIAEALWRIAAERGLHAASLREVAAEAGVSLRAVQYHFGSKHRLLVDGLHLLHAENERIARSRIPFDATEPRGLLRAVLDEFLPVDAQRATALRVFAAYYARSLTDPDLAKVFLPAEQPLERLVAELISVARADGRTAPGLDPWREADLLVSGAVGLGSDVLHGRRTLDEVRRTLDYHLDRIFAGDRRAGR is encoded by the coding sequence GTGCGTGCGGAAAAGGGGCGCTCGGGAGGGCCGGTGTGCCGGATGTGCCGTACGGCCCTCCCGCCGGTGGGGCGGGGCCGGCCGGCGCTCTACTGCTCGCGCAGCTGCCAGGCCAAGGCGTACCGGCGGCGCAAGCAGACGCCGGTCCCGGCGCCCGAGCGGCCGGTGGCGGAGGCACCGTCGGGCAAGCGGCTGCGGATCGCCGAGGCGCTCTGGCGGATCGCCGCCGAGCGGGGGCTGCACGCGGCGAGCCTGCGGGAGGTCGCGGCCGAGGCGGGGGTGTCGTTGCGCGCGGTCCAGTACCACTTCGGGAGCAAGCACCGGCTCCTGGTCGACGGGCTGCATCTGCTGCACGCGGAGAACGAGCGCATCGCCCGTTCCCGCATCCCGTTCGATGCCACGGAACCCCGGGGTCTGCTGCGGGCGGTGCTGGACGAATTCCTGCCCGTCGACGCTCAGCGTGCCACCGCGCTGCGGGTGTTCGCCGCGTACTACGCGCGCAGCCTGACCGACCCCGACCTCGCCAAGGTCTTTCTTCCTGCCGAGCAGCCGCTGGAGCGGCTGGTGGCGGAGCTGATCTCGGTGGCGCGGGCCGACGGGCGGACCGCGCCCGGTCTCGATCCGTGGCGCGAGGCCGATCTGCTGGTCTCCGGTGCGGTGGGGCTGGGCAGTGATGTGCTCCACGGGCGCCGCACGCTGGACGAGGTGCGCCGCACCCTGGACTATCACCTCGATCGGATCTTCGCCGGAGACCGGCGCGCGGGGCGCTGA
- a CDS encoding maleylpyruvate isomerase family mycothiol-dependent enzyme, whose amino-acid sequence MHTSHPGGRAVGPAEHRAAVATETAAFVAALDGADLTAPVPGCPDWALRDLVKHTGSVQRMFSVLLRRLVQEPPRSREVELHLPTAEDGWADWLSASAAEAADAFAGTDADAPMWAWGADQHARFWMRRMLFETLVHRTDAERALGRRPVIDPALATDGVDEFLTNLPYATFFAPHVARLRGEGETLRFRCTDTDGDWLIRLRPDNFGVEPRAGEDTTAASADAGVQGTAADLLLLLYGRLDRGSDAVETMGNEELLTRWFSNSAF is encoded by the coding sequence ATGCACACCTCTCACCCCGGGGGCCGGGCCGTCGGTCCCGCCGAGCACCGCGCCGCCGTCGCGACCGAGACCGCCGCATTCGTGGCGGCGCTGGACGGCGCGGACCTGACGGCCCCGGTGCCCGGCTGCCCGGATTGGGCGCTCCGTGACCTGGTCAAGCACACCGGGAGCGTGCAGCGCATGTTCTCCGTGCTGCTGCGCCGACTGGTCCAGGAACCGCCGCGAAGCCGGGAGGTGGAGCTGCATCTGCCGACCGCGGAGGACGGCTGGGCCGACTGGCTGTCGGCGAGCGCCGCGGAGGCCGCGGACGCCTTCGCCGGCACCGATGCGGACGCCCCGATGTGGGCGTGGGGCGCCGATCAGCACGCCCGGTTCTGGATGCGGCGGATGCTGTTCGAGACGCTGGTGCACCGCACGGACGCGGAGCGCGCGCTCGGCCGCCGGCCGGTGATCGACCCCGCGCTCGCGACGGACGGCGTGGACGAGTTCCTGACGAACCTGCCGTACGCCACGTTCTTCGCGCCCCATGTGGCCCGGCTGCGCGGCGAGGGCGAAACCCTCCGCTTCCGGTGCACCGACACGGACGGCGACTGGCTGATCCGACTGCGGCCCGACAACTTCGGAGTCGAGCCCAGGGCCGGGGAGGACACGACAGCCGCCTCCGCCGACGCCGGTGTCCAGGGCACGGCGGCGGATCTGCTGCTGCTCCTGTACGGGCGCCTGGACCGCGGCTCGGACGCCGTCGAGACCATGGGCAATGAGGAGCTACTGACGCGCTGGTTCAGCAACTCCGCGTTCTGA
- a CDS encoding amino acid transporter, which yields MTSVQADPAPPAAPTSRRWRGWLLDGLSSQAARHPGPHGTPPAEHKGHSWWRVMCLTGVDYFSTLGYQPGIAALAAGLLSPFATLVLIALTLLGALPVYRRVAKESPNGEGSIAMLERLLPWWAGKLLVLVLLGFAATDFIITMTLSAADASAHVVENPFAPPLLHGANLWITLVLLAALGAVFLKGFREAIGIAVGLVGTYLALNVVVLATSAWQVLSHPVVIDNWWGAMTAAHSSPLAIVGVALLVFPKLALGMSGFETGVAVMPQVQGDAADTAAHPAGRIRGTRRLLTTAALVMSGFLLLSSLATTLLIPQHEFEAGGSANGRALAYLAHQHLGEAFGTVYDLSTIAILWFAGASAMAGLLNLVPRYLPRYGMAPEWARAVRPLVLIFLAIAFGITVLFNASVDEQSGAYATGVLVLMLSASFASTVAARHRRHRASAVGFGAITVVFGYTLITNVIERPDGLKIALLFILGILLTSFASRVHRAFELRAVQVGFDGTAQRLIDAALAAGPLRVIANEPDERDEAEYREKEYSQREETHIPDGRPVLFLEVTVRDSSDFTTDLHVQGEERYGAQILRVEGAGVANTIAAVLMQLREHTGQVPHVYFNWTEGHPLSHLLRFLVFGDGEVAPVTREVLRRAEPDPARRPRVHVG from the coding sequence ATGACCAGTGTCCAGGCGGACCCCGCGCCTCCCGCCGCCCCCACCTCCCGACGGTGGCGCGGCTGGCTGCTGGACGGGCTGAGCAGTCAGGCCGCCCGCCACCCCGGGCCGCACGGCACCCCGCCGGCCGAGCACAAGGGGCACTCCTGGTGGCGGGTGATGTGCCTGACCGGTGTCGACTACTTCTCGACCCTGGGCTACCAGCCGGGCATCGCCGCGCTGGCGGCCGGGCTGCTGTCGCCGTTCGCCACGCTCGTGCTGATCGCGCTGACGCTGCTCGGCGCGCTGCCGGTGTACCGCCGGGTCGCCAAGGAGAGCCCGAACGGCGAGGGTTCGATCGCCATGCTGGAGCGGCTGCTGCCCTGGTGGGCGGGGAAGCTGCTGGTGCTGGTGCTGCTGGGGTTCGCCGCCACCGACTTCATCATCACGATGACGCTGTCGGCCGCGGACGCCTCGGCGCACGTCGTGGAGAACCCGTTCGCCCCTCCGCTGCTGCACGGCGCGAACCTGTGGATCACCCTGGTGCTGCTGGCCGCCCTGGGCGCGGTGTTCCTCAAGGGCTTCCGTGAGGCGATCGGCATAGCCGTCGGCCTGGTCGGCACCTATCTGGCGCTGAACGTCGTCGTCCTGGCCACCTCGGCCTGGCAGGTGCTGTCGCACCCGGTGGTGATCGACAACTGGTGGGGCGCCATGACCGCCGCGCACTCCTCGCCGCTGGCGATCGTCGGGGTGGCGCTGCTGGTCTTCCCCAAGCTGGCGCTGGGCATGTCCGGCTTCGAGACGGGCGTCGCCGTGATGCCGCAGGTCCAGGGCGATGCCGCGGACACCGCGGCGCACCCGGCCGGCCGGATCCGCGGCACCCGCCGGCTGCTGACCACCGCGGCGCTGGTGATGAGCGGTTTCCTGCTGCTGTCGAGCCTGGCCACCACCCTGCTCATCCCGCAGCACGAGTTCGAGGCCGGCGGCTCCGCCAACGGGCGGGCGCTGGCCTACCTGGCGCATCAGCACCTCGGCGAGGCCTTCGGCACCGTCTACGACCTCTCCACCATCGCCATCCTCTGGTTCGCCGGTGCCTCGGCGATGGCCGGACTGCTCAACCTCGTCCCGCGCTATCTGCCGCGCTACGGCATGGCCCCGGAGTGGGCGCGGGCGGTGCGCCCGCTGGTGCTGATCTTCCTGGCCATCGCCTTCGGCATCACCGTCCTGTTCAACGCCAGCGTCGATGAGCAGAGCGGTGCGTATGCGACCGGTGTGCTGGTGCTGATGCTCTCGGCGTCCTTCGCCTCCACCGTCGCCGCCCGCCACCGCCGCCACCGGGCGTCCGCCGTCGGCTTCGGCGCCATCACCGTCGTCTTCGGCTACACCCTGATCACCAATGTCATCGAGCGGCCGGACGGCCTGAAGATCGCCCTGCTGTTCATCCTGGGCATCCTGCTGACCTCGTTCGCCTCACGGGTGCACCGGGCCTTCGAACTGCGCGCCGTACAGGTCGGCTTCGACGGGACCGCGCAGCGGCTGATCGACGCCGCGCTGGCGGCCGGGCCGCTGCGGGTCATCGCCAACGAGCCCGACGAGCGGGACGAGGCGGAGTACCGGGAGAAGGAGTACAGCCAGCGCGAGGAGACCCATATCCCCGACGGGCGGCCGGTGTTGTTCCTGGAGGTCACCGTCCGGGACTCCTCGGACTTCACCACGGACCTGCACGTCCAGGGCGAGGAGCGGTACGGGGCGCAGATCCTGCGGGTGGAGGGCGCCGGTGTGGCGAACACCATCGCCGCCGTCCTGATGCAGCTGCGCGAGCACACCGGCCAGGTGCCGCACGTCTACTTCAACTGGACCGAGGGCCATCCGCTCAGCCATCTGCTGCGCTTCCTGGTCTTCGGCGACGGCGAGGTCGCGCCGGTCACCCGGGAGGTGCTCCGCCGCGCCGAGCCCGACCCGGCCCGGCGGCCCCGGGTCCACGTGGGCTGA
- a CDS encoding DUF4118 domain-containing protein, with the protein MTTLHRPAPPLRPYRPRTTQFPQVRPSAPQPAHRVPPDRTLARDLALPLGAVGAALLVTALLLTGATAHPSAVLALFALLTLAVALRTRPALAPVAALASWMFYDGFVLHQHSELAFHAPDRTSLLVLLLAAATGAGCATAVRAVRRRSVG; encoded by the coding sequence ATGACCACCCTTCACCGCCCGGCGCCCCCGCTCCGCCCATACCGCCCCCGCACCACGCAGTTCCCCCAGGTCAGGCCGTCGGCACCGCAGCCGGCCCACCGGGTGCCGCCGGACCGCACCCTCGCCCGTGACCTCGCGCTGCCGCTCGGCGCCGTCGGGGCGGCGCTGCTGGTGACCGCCCTGCTGCTGACCGGCGCGACCGCCCACCCATCCGCCGTACTGGCCCTCTTCGCCCTGCTGACGCTGGCCGTGGCACTCCGCACCCGCCCGGCCCTGGCCCCCGTCGCGGCCCTGGCGTCCTGGATGTTCTACGACGGCTTCGTCCTCCACCAGCACTCCGAACTGGCCTTCCACGCCCCGGACCGGACGAGCCTGCTCGTCCTCCTCCTCGCCGCCGCCACGGGCGCGGGCTGCGCGACCGCCGTACGGGCCGTACGACGGCGGTCGGTCGGCTGA